From a region of the Hymenobacter jejuensis genome:
- a CDS encoding efflux RND transporter permease subunit, with protein MPLRKLSHLILLVLVLLTGLSVYFVAQLRFNYNFNDFYPAGDPDLAYYEKYSARFGNDNDYVLLGLEAPAGRTVFDSQFLTHVDSLTRFIQQRPHIEHVTSPTNATNPVVEGLGVFNVPYLHPAEPARRAADSALVYRTPGLVDNLIARDARAVTILFQTSPNLSKPPGDSMLAAVRTELARQGFAENQYHLAGKLVAQSIFVDRLQRELMVFMSLSVVLVTVLLWFTFRTWWGVVLPLVVVLGAILWGLGLMSACGVSIDLMTALLPVMLFVVGMSDTIHIITRYVTELGYGTAKREALLITLKESGFGSGLSALTTSIGFFTLMTSTIRPIYNFGLFTGIAVLLTFLLSFTLLPAMLMLLKKPQLRVPRSQGHSWDGVLGRMFRTVLARRRLVVTVSGLILAASIASAMQIRINSALLDDLSKNDPVKLDFRFFERHFAGVRPFELDLQPADGRTVYDLAVLRQTERIENYLQRDYGLNFLASPVTIVKSVRKALKGGLVEEYRLPDSESELRRIVNKIKLFRKKPEFRALALPDGREGRITGRMPDVGSIKADALNANLRRFLRQQTDSTVVRTRLTGSANLIDKNNENLTLNMISGMSIDIVMVTIIVLALFRSLRMTAIVLIPNLVPILIVAGVMGLAGVSMKVSTSIIFTIAFGIAVDDTIHFISKLKLTLQHEPNLFKAVRKTYLMAGKAVIVTSLILVGGFSTLIFSSFDGTFYVGLLIGLTLLFGVVAELTLLPILIIYFYKHKVKEIRQPVPALGG; from the coding sequence ATGCCGCTTCGCAAACTCAGTCATCTTATTCTGCTCGTGCTGGTGCTGCTCACCGGCCTGAGCGTCTATTTTGTGGCGCAACTGCGCTTTAACTACAATTTCAACGATTTCTATCCGGCCGGCGACCCCGATCTGGCCTATTACGAGAAATATTCGGCGCGCTTCGGCAACGACAACGATTACGTGCTGCTGGGACTGGAAGCGCCGGCGGGCCGCACCGTCTTCGATTCACAATTTCTGACGCACGTTGACTCGCTCACGCGCTTTATTCAGCAACGTCCACATATTGAGCATGTTACCTCGCCTACCAACGCTACCAATCCGGTAGTGGAAGGGCTGGGCGTGTTCAACGTGCCCTACCTCCACCCTGCCGAGCCCGCCCGCCGCGCCGCCGATTCGGCGCTGGTGTACCGCACGCCGGGCCTCGTCGACAACCTCATTGCCCGCGATGCCCGCGCCGTCACGATTTTGTTCCAGACCTCGCCCAACCTCAGCAAGCCCCCCGGCGACTCCATGCTCGCAGCCGTGCGCACCGAGTTGGCGCGGCAGGGCTTCGCGGAGAATCAATACCACTTGGCCGGCAAGCTGGTTGCCCAGTCCATTTTCGTCGATCGGCTGCAACGCGAGCTGATGGTGTTTATGTCGCTGTCGGTGGTGCTCGTGACGGTGTTGCTGTGGTTTACTTTTCGCACGTGGTGGGGCGTGGTGTTGCCGCTGGTAGTGGTGCTGGGCGCGATTTTGTGGGGGTTGGGGCTGATGTCGGCGTGCGGTGTGAGCATTGATCTGATGACGGCCCTGTTGCCGGTGATGCTGTTCGTGGTAGGCATGTCCGACACCATTCACATCATCACGCGCTACGTAACGGAGCTGGGCTATGGCACGGCTAAGCGCGAAGCCCTGCTGATTACCTTAAAAGAATCGGGGTTTGGCTCGGGGCTTTCGGCTCTGACCACCAGCATTGGCTTTTTCACGCTGATGACCAGCACGATACGTCCGATTTACAACTTCGGCCTGTTTACGGGCATTGCCGTGCTGCTCACGTTTTTGCTGTCGTTTACGCTGCTGCCGGCCATGCTCATGCTCCTGAAAAAGCCGCAACTGCGCGTGCCGCGGTCGCAGGGCCACAGCTGGGATGGCGTGCTGGGGCGCATGTTCCGGACGGTGCTGGCCCGCCGCCGCTTGGTGGTAACGGTAAGTGGCTTAATATTAGCCGCTTCCATTGCCTCAGCCATGCAAATCCGGATTAACTCGGCGCTGCTAGATGATCTGTCGAAGAACGACCCGGTGAAGCTGGATTTCCGGTTTTTTGAGCGGCATTTTGCCGGCGTGCGGCCTTTTGAGCTGGATTTACAGCCCGCCGACGGCCGCACCGTGTACGACCTTGCCGTGCTGCGCCAAACCGAGCGCATCGAAAACTACCTCCAACGCGACTACGGGCTGAACTTCCTGGCCTCGCCGGTTACCATCGTCAAATCGGTGCGAAAGGCGCTCAAGGGCGGCCTGGTGGAAGAATACCGGCTGCCGGATTCAGAATCGGAGCTGCGGCGTATCGTCAACAAAATCAAGCTGTTCCGCAAAAAGCCAGAGTTCCGCGCGCTGGCGCTGCCCGACGGTCGCGAGGGTCGCATCACCGGCCGCATGCCCGACGTAGGCAGCATCAAAGCCGATGCGCTCAACGCCAATCTGCGCCGGTTTCTGCGCCAACAAACCGACTCGACCGTCGTGCGCACGCGCCTCACCGGCTCGGCCAACCTCATCGACAAGAATAACGAAAACCTCACCCTGAACATGATCTCGGGCATGAGCATCGACATTGTGATGGTCACGATCATCGTGCTGGCGCTGTTCCGCTCGTTGCGCATGACCGCTATCGTGCTCATCCCCAACTTAGTACCCATCCTGATCGTGGCCGGGGTGATGGGCTTGGCGGGCGTAAGCATGAAGGTCAGCACGAGCATCATCTTCACCATCGCCTTTGGCATTGCCGTCGACGATACCATCCACTTCATCAGCAAGCTAAAGCTGACGTTGCAACACGAACCCAACCTGTTCAAGGCGGTGCGCAAGACTTACCTGATGGCCGGTAAAGCCGTGATTGTCACGTCGTTGATTCTGGTAGGCGGCTTCTCTACGCTGATCTTTTCCTCCTTCGACGGCACATTTTACGTGGGCCTGCTCATCGGCCTGACGCTGCTCTTCGGCGTAGTAGCCGAGCTGACGCTGCTGCCCATCCTGATTATTTATTTCTACAAGCACAAGGTCAAGGAGATTCGCCAACCGGTGCCCGCGCTAGGTGGGTAA